From a single Nematostella vectensis chromosome 3, jaNemVect1.1, whole genome shotgun sequence genomic region:
- the LOC5512783 gene encoding PAX-interacting protein 1, with the protein MAGLSNSPKQLFSDVHFFITSSCSEAVKQQLKQGGARREFYISDLVTHVITDSADFPQHSEAEEFNLPIVLENWVTMSAKLNVLLPTTPFHPDCNKLFSRVTVCPSQIPSGDLNILWAMVTYHGGSVQLSLTSDCTHLVIPKPIGEKYKCALKYPGLIKIVTPSWLIDSIRKDKLLPEEDYMPAEPPAPSPSVTAKNMEINQSPAATTDVNTQGSSANENIQCKTSPHHTIPPPTTVDVGMTSLETKPPVVTKLVTSTAEIATSLASTQANSTPAFTTLSNQPFTMSGAETRTPMQMPRQSEGHATAAAVIETPSNVALDSSEKKGQTEGPPCVQSNGQETESHLSLFKGCVFAVSDYQDLMEHSALATWTEVIELHGGTVSPFYTPRCTHLICLHQCGKLFSLALKDGKIIVTAHWLNDVLLKGSLFPPCNPLHLPTPFEKKLPECAGMSISVTGFTGQERQLVRNMVFMIGANYTGYLMRTNTHLVCRSSESLKYKKAREWGIPCINAKWLSDIVSGGKVPPCALTRYSQYGTSDELSITSSLVEPLLEPWKDFKPDTSMDYPQKRPAQEIDENRNAKKRRLSESSTVEINSNTPHVLFTGLPQSHVYQLQRMVLNLGGKLAESPQTCTHLVTNKIVRTVKFLSAISVCQHVVTTAWLQKSREVKHFVDPSLYPLQDLASEKEYGIDIKQSLKRARERRCLQGIQVYVSPNVEPCPASMKEIIESAGGQMLTNIPSKQSLTTLKTLKTSEGHPVLVVVTCPTDVAKCIDFIRCGYDLYSVELILAGVLNQQISFDQYKFVLQ; encoded by the exons ATGGCGGGACTCAGCAATTCCCCAAAACAGCTCTTTAGCGACGTCCATTTCTTTATTACATCATCCTGCAGCGAGGCG GTTAAACAGCAACTAAAACAAGGCGGAGCGAGAAGAGAGTTCTACATAAGTGACCTAGTGACTCATGTGATCACTGACTCTGCTGATTTCCCTCAGCACAGTGAGGCTGAAGAGTTCAACTTGCCAATTGTACTG GAAAACTGGGTGACAATGAGTGCCAAGTTGAATGTACTTTTACC AACCACACCATTTCATCCAGACTGCAACAAACTTTTTTCCAGAGTAACAGTCTGTCCATCACAG ATCCCTTCTGGCGACTTGAATATCTTGTGGGCTATGGTGACGTATCATGGCGGCTCAGTTCAGCTGAGTCTCACTTCAGACTGCACTCATCTTGTCATTCCAAAGCCTATTGGG GAAAAGTACAAGTGTGCTCTCAAATATCCAGGGTTAATAAAGATTGTCACACCAAGTTGGCTTATTGACTCTATCAGGAAAGATAAGCTGCTTCCAGAAGAGGACTACATGCCTGCTGAGCCACCAGCTCCATCACCATCAGTGACAGCAAAAAATATGGAGATAAATCAATCTCCTGCTGCCACAACAGATGTTAATACACAAGGTTCTTCTGCAAATGAGAACATACAATGCAAGACTTCTCCTCACCATACAATTCCACCACCAACAACTGTGGATGTGGGCATGACTAGTTTGGAAACGAAACCCCCAGTTGTTACGAAATTAGTAACATCAACTGCTGAAATTGCAACTAGTTTGGCATCAACTCAAGCAAATTCAACCCCAGCTTTCACAACTTTATCCAATCAACCATTCACAATGTCAGGTGCAGAAACAAGAACACCCATGCAAATGCCCAGACAGTCTGAGGGGCATGCTACAGCTGCAGCAGTTATCGAGACTCCTAGCAATGTTGCATTAGACTCGAGTGAGAAAAAAGGACAAACTGAAGGACCCCCTTGTGTTCAAAGCAATGGCCAAGAAACAGAGTCTCATT TGTCCTTATTTAAAGGGTGTGTGTTTGCGGTGAGTGACTACCAAGACCTAATGGAACACTCTGCCCTGGCTACATGGACTGAG GTGATTGAACTTCATGGTGGTACTGTTAGTCCATTCTACACTCCTCGATGCACCCACCTCATTTGCCTTCATCAGTGTGgcaaattgttttctttg GCACTTAAAGATGGTAAAATCATTGTGACAGCGCATTGGCTAAATGATGTGTTATTGAAAGGAAGCTTGTTTCCACCATGCAATCCACTTCATCTTCCCACGccatttgaaaaaaagttgCCTGAATGTGCTGGAATG aGCATTTCAGTCACAGGATTCACTGGCCAGGAACGTCAGCTTGTGCGCAATATGGTGTTCATGATCGGTGCAAACTACACAGGATATTTAATGAGAACCAACACACATCTTGTCTGCAGAAG TTCTGAAAGCCTCAAATACAAGAAAGCCAGGGAATGGGGAATACCATGCATTAATGCCAAGTGGCTTTCAGATATTGTGTCAG GAGGAAAGGTCCCTCCATGCGCCCTTACACGTTATTCTCAGTATGGTACCTCTGATGAGCTGTCTATCACCAGTAGTCTTGTTGAACCCCTTTTGG AACCATGGAAGGATTTCAAGCCTGACACAAGT ATGGATTACCCACAGAAAAGACCAGCACAG GAAATAGATGAAAATCGTAATGCAAAGAAAAGAAG GCTATCAGAGTCATCTACTGTGGAGATTAATAGTAACACTCCACATGTGTTATTTACTGGTCTACCACAATCCCATGTCTACCAACTACAAAGG ATGGTGTTGAATCTTGGTGGTAAGCTGGCAGAATCTCCGCAGACCTGTACCCATCTTGTTACCAACAAG ATTGTTCGTACAGTGAAGTTTCTTTCTGCCATATCTGTTTGCCAGCACGTTGTAACAACAGCTTGGTTGCAAAAGAGCCGGGAAGTCAAGCATTTCGTTG ATCCTAGTCTTTATCCACTCCAAGACTTGGCCTCTGAGAAAGAATATGGCATAGATATTAAGCAGTCTTTAAAGCGAGCACGCGAACGTCGATGCCTTCAG GGAATTCAAGTCTATGTATCTCCTAATGTTGAGCCATGCCCAGCCTCTATGAAGGAAATAATTGAAAGCGCAGGAGGGCAG ATGTTGACGAACATCCCATCCAAACAAAGCCTCACTACGCTAAAGACCCTAAAAACCAGTGAG GGTCACCCTGTCTTAGTAGTAGTGACCTGCCCAACAGATGTGGCCAAATGCATTGACTTCATTCGTTGTGGATACG ATTTGTACAGTGTGGAATTGATACTAGCCGGTGTTCTGAACCAACAAATATCATTTGACCA GTACAAGTTTGTTCTTCAGTAG
- the LOC5512757 gene encoding heat shock factor protein 4 has translation MSNQLRPEKTSFFPIKGKPLSPFISKLKLLLNDEKFRRAIKWSENGCAVVISDGETFKKVVLDRSEEMFKTRNFTSFVRQLNLYGFRKTPVNGKGDPSKNMKFEHPDFQREKPEKMHLVKRTCNSRKKKKPEKRPSSYNGDTDYRTRKQCRYEPEDEGSGTEGDVESEGVSESSSARSTPVKDTMAEFGHSNGTTFVALKPETDEQAALQEFMHQKLQEEHMVVQLLLSLRNRLPDNQAGGSCEAFQPNAGTTAPMACYDTGCGVPGSYGFYPHSPQNVFSQYNPIYNPL, from the coding sequence ATGAGTAACCAGCTTCGACCAGAAAAGACATCCTTCTTCCCAATCAAGGGAAAGCCACTAAGCCCATTTATTTCCAAGCTGAAGCTGCTTTTGAACGATGAGAAGTTTCGCCGAGCGATAAAATGGTCAGAAAACGGCTGTGCAGTCGTCATCTCTGATGGCGAAACCTTCAAGAAAGTTGTGCTCGACCGCAGCGAAGAAATGTTCAAGACAAGAAACTTCACCAGCTTTGTGAGGCAGCTTAACCTTTATGGTTTCCGAAAAACGCCCGTCAACGGAAAGGGCGACCCTTCCAAAAACATGAAATTCGAGCATCCAGATTTCCAGCGCGAAAAGCCAGAGAAAATGCATTTGGTCAAGCGCACTTGCAATTCCCGCAAGAAGAAAAAGCCCGAGAAAAGACCGAGTAGCTATAACGGTGACACAGACTACAGAACAAGAAAGCAGTGCAGATACGAGCCAGAAGACGAGGGTTCCGGAACAGAGGGAGACGTTGAGAGCGAAGGTGTCAGCGAAAGTTCAAGCGCTCGTTCAACGCCCGTAAAAGATACAATGGCAGAGTTCGGTCATTCCAATGGAACCACCTTCGTGGCTCTCAAACCAGAAACGGACGAGCAAGCAGCACTGCAAGAATTCATGCACCAGAAGTTACAAGAAGAACACATGGTGGTCCAGCTTCTTCTAAGCCTGAGAAATAGGCTTCCCGATAATCAAGCCGGAGGAAGTTGTGAAGCGTTCCAACCCAACGCCGGCACTACAGCACCAATGGCTTGCTACGATACCGGATGCGGTGTGCCAGGCTCGTATGGGTTCTATCCTCATTCGCCACAAAACGTGTTCAGTCAGTATAATCCAATCTACAATCCCCTCTAG